Proteins encoded by one window of Tunturibacter psychrotolerans:
- a CDS encoding PadR family transcriptional regulator, whose protein sequence is MDGDKDNRDLYSGMIRLHILHHAEHEAIFGAGMAEELARHGYKISPGTLYPILHGLEKRGYLKSEEERSGKSIRRLYRITAPGRRALKTAKLRVRELFGELIEGK, encoded by the coding sequence ATGGATGGCGATAAGGATAACCGCGATCTTTACTCCGGCATGATCCGTCTTCACATCCTGCATCACGCCGAGCATGAAGCCATCTTCGGAGCAGGCATGGCAGAAGAGCTTGCCCGGCACGGATACAAGATCAGCCCCGGAACCCTTTATCCGATCCTCCATGGCTTAGAAAAGCGCGGATATCTAAAGTCCGAGGAAGAAAGGTCCGGCAAGAGTATCCGGCGTCTCTACCGGATCACGGCTCCCGGTCGTCGTGCGCTCAAGACAGCGAAGCTCCGGGTTCGCGAGCTATTTGGAGAGCTCATTGAAGGCAAATAG
- a CDS encoding IS6 family transposase, with the protein MKSDCFRYSGYRFSSQIISYAVWAYHRFCLSFRDVEDLLAERGIIVSYETIRQWCEKFGLDYARRLKRREGRLGDHWHLDEVFIRINGQQRYLWRAVDQDGDVIDILVQPHRDQRAAERFFRKLLRGQGSEPLQIITDKLRSYSAAMRSIFSNVTHRVERYANNRVEASHQLTRQRERQMRRFKSARHAQRFLSLHDAVRNLFRVGRHLLRSSNHRLLRSRSFAVWREVTVA; encoded by the coding sequence ATGAAGAGTGATTGCTTTCGTTACTCTGGCTATCGTTTTTCTTCCCAGATCATCAGCTATGCGGTGTGGGCTTATCATCGCTTCTGCCTGAGTTTCCGGGATGTCGAAGATCTTCTCGCCGAGCGCGGCATCATCGTATCCTATGAAACGATCCGGCAGTGGTGTGAGAAGTTCGGTCTCGACTATGCTCGGCGATTGAAGCGACGAGAGGGACGGCTGGGCGACCACTGGCATTTGGATGAAGTCTTCATTCGAATCAACGGCCAACAGCGGTATTTGTGGCGCGCCGTGGATCAGGACGGCGACGTGATCGACATTCTGGTCCAGCCGCATCGTGATCAGCGCGCCGCAGAGCGATTTTTTCGAAAACTCTTGCGTGGCCAGGGTTCCGAACCACTGCAGATCATTACCGACAAATTGAGAAGCTACTCCGCTGCCATGCGAAGCATCTTCAGCAACGTGACTCACAGGGTGGAGCGGTACGCCAACAATCGCGTCGAAGCCTCGCATCAGCTAACGCGCCAACGGGAACGGCAAATGCGCCGATTCAAATCTGCCAGGCACGCACAACGCTTTCTCTCCCTCCATGATGCCGTCCGAAATCTGTTCCGTGTAGGCCGACACTTATTGAGGTCTAGCAATCACCGGCTCCTGCGATCGCGGTCATTCGCGGTCTGGCGGGAAGTGACTGTGGCCTAA
- a CDS encoding TonB-dependent receptor: protein MKISDKFSNALLGFVLFLQMSVGVCLAQSTANLSGTVIDPTGAVVPGAHVRVHSLATGLDREVVTDGAGIYGVPSLQPGEYDVQISGAGFSLYTVKKLVLEVNQTVAVNAQLALISAGETVQVDSGAPQIETQTMTVGQVINSATVQQIPLNGRHFLDLTVLTPGGVVAPTAGSLTAASRGLGANSFDSAGNREDSVNFQINGVNLNDISQNQITFQPSISTTSEFKIDNSTFSAEYGRSSGSIVNVATRSGTNQFHGEAFDYFRNDALDARNYFNRNFSPATGLPIPGLPGEKAPLKRNNFGGSVGGPIWREHTFFFGSYEGLRQKQGILQNSTVLTAAQQAQIAANAAQFPAAAKLAALLPLPNSGSNYVAFTPGPVNIDQFTVDIMHQFSSSDSAHGFYAFQKDVRTEPALQGDTIPGWGDHRNAHRQILTFNETHVFNPNFVNEVRLGFNRISIAFNPANLTNPNDVGLGDGLQGNVGLPQITLSDIGLVFGGPAGFPQGRNDTLGILSDTATLLRGRHSIKFGGEYRRYLSASFAGNIGTLTYVSTPNNFEMDNATVFSIQPNTVTSRVYDTAVGGFVQDNFKLTPKVTLEYGLRFEWNGTPVEGANRFVLFNPNGNGGPTLTQVGTNGIPANGAYSQNYNIEPRLGFAADVFGTGRTVVRGGYAYLVDQPVSNVVGGLYTNPPFSTAVSYNGAPIPVSTLYASAKASAIGISSVNPNLRNGYIESFNLNVQQALAAGMVASIGYYGSVGRHLRITTNENQATGPVGSPHLYQKLSPNSPIDANTSIAANIPEVNSIGISNYNGMWATLSKTMRRGLEFNMNYEWTKSMDLNSLGSQGGLTAAGGAPQDSNNPSGNYGLSDFDTRNHFAGTAIYNLPFKGNRLVSGYQLSTIVQYQTGNPINILASSSSFNGLTGAVRPDKVGTITTHKSQGAIANVTFIPHSNVCPIGPTLAVPAGCSLQIQGTQATPTAAIVYTGIGNIQRNAATGPGFADFDLSGEKDTKLFEGLNFKLRVDAFDILNHPNFGQPSGNTQSSTFGQISSTRFATSDGGSSRQLQISGKFVF from the coding sequence GTGAAGATTTCAGATAAGTTCTCAAACGCATTGTTAGGTTTTGTTCTGTTCTTACAGATGAGCGTTGGCGTGTGTCTTGCACAGTCAACGGCGAATCTGTCGGGCACCGTGATAGACCCAACCGGTGCAGTGGTTCCGGGCGCGCATGTTAGAGTACATTCGCTTGCCACGGGCCTTGATCGCGAGGTTGTTACCGATGGGGCGGGAATTTATGGCGTTCCGTCGTTGCAACCAGGCGAGTACGATGTGCAGATTTCGGGTGCGGGCTTCAGTTTATATACCGTAAAAAAGCTGGTGCTGGAAGTGAACCAGACGGTTGCGGTGAATGCGCAGCTTGCTCTGATATCCGCCGGCGAAACGGTGCAGGTGGACAGTGGCGCACCGCAGATCGAGACGCAGACCATGACGGTCGGGCAGGTCATCAACAGCGCGACGGTGCAGCAGATTCCACTGAACGGGCGGCACTTTCTGGATCTGACGGTGCTGACGCCCGGCGGCGTGGTTGCTCCAACGGCCGGAAGTCTGACGGCGGCCAGCCGCGGTCTGGGTGCCAACTCTTTTGACTCAGCAGGGAATCGCGAAGACTCGGTAAACTTCCAGATCAACGGCGTGAACCTGAACGACATAAGCCAGAACCAGATCACCTTTCAACCGTCGATCAGCACCACCTCCGAGTTCAAGATCGATAACTCGACGTTCAGCGCAGAGTATGGCCGCAGCTCGGGCTCAATTGTGAACGTTGCCACGCGCTCCGGCACAAACCAGTTTCATGGCGAGGCGTTTGACTACTTCCGCAACGACGCGCTCGACGCGCGCAACTACTTCAACCGCAATTTCAGCCCTGCAACCGGACTACCGATTCCTGGCCTACCGGGCGAGAAGGCGCCGCTCAAGCGCAACAACTTCGGCGGATCGGTGGGCGGTCCCATCTGGAGAGAACACACCTTCTTCTTCGGCAGCTATGAAGGCCTGAGGCAGAAACAGGGCATTCTGCAGAACAGCACGGTGCTTACGGCCGCTCAGCAGGCGCAGATCGCGGCGAACGCGGCACAGTTTCCAGCAGCTGCCAAATTGGCAGCGCTGCTTCCGCTGCCGAACAGCGGAAGTAATTATGTCGCGTTCACGCCTGGTCCCGTTAATATTGACCAGTTCACCGTCGACATCATGCACCAGTTCAGCAGCTCAGATTCGGCGCATGGTTTCTATGCCTTCCAGAAAGACGTTCGTACGGAGCCTGCGTTGCAGGGCGATACGATTCCCGGATGGGGCGATCACCGCAACGCGCATCGGCAGATACTCACCTTTAACGAGACGCATGTCTTCAACCCGAACTTCGTGAATGAAGTGCGTCTCGGCTTCAACCGCATCTCCATCGCCTTCAACCCGGCCAATCTTACTAATCCGAATGATGTAGGCCTCGGCGATGGCCTTCAGGGCAATGTTGGCCTGCCGCAGATCACTCTCTCCGATATTGGTCTGGTTTTTGGTGGGCCTGCGGGGTTCCCGCAGGGACGCAACGATACGCTTGGCATTCTGTCCGATACGGCGACATTGCTGCGCGGCAGGCACAGCATCAAATTCGGAGGGGAGTACCGCCGCTATCTGAGCGCCAGCTTTGCCGGGAACATCGGCACCCTTACTTATGTGAGCACACCCAATAACTTCGAGATGGACAACGCCACGGTCTTCAGTATTCAGCCAAATACTGTCACCAGCCGTGTCTACGACACTGCAGTCGGAGGCTTCGTGCAGGACAACTTCAAGCTCACACCGAAGGTGACGCTGGAGTATGGCTTGCGCTTCGAGTGGAACGGTACGCCTGTGGAAGGCGCGAACCGATTTGTGCTCTTCAATCCGAATGGAAACGGCGGTCCAACGCTGACGCAGGTGGGCACCAATGGAATTCCAGCCAACGGCGCCTACTCGCAGAACTACAACATCGAACCTCGGCTGGGATTTGCGGCCGACGTCTTCGGCACGGGGAGGACCGTGGTGCGTGGAGGCTATGCGTACCTGGTCGATCAACCGGTTTCGAACGTAGTGGGCGGACTGTACACCAATCCCCCCTTCAGCACCGCAGTCTCTTACAATGGAGCTCCCATTCCGGTCTCGACGCTGTATGCATCGGCGAAGGCCTCGGCCATCGGGATCAGTTCCGTCAACCCTAACCTCAGGAACGGGTATATCGAAAGCTTCAATCTGAACGTGCAGCAGGCGCTTGCCGCGGGCATGGTTGCTTCGATCGGATACTACGGATCGGTTGGACGCCATCTGCGTATTACAACCAACGAGAACCAGGCTACCGGTCCAGTTGGATCCCCGCATCTGTATCAGAAGCTCTCACCCAATAGCCCCATCGATGCCAATACCTCCATCGCTGCCAACATTCCGGAGGTGAACAGCATCGGCATCTCGAATTACAACGGGATGTGGGCGACGCTGAGCAAGACCATGAGACGCGGACTTGAGTTCAATATGAACTACGAGTGGACGAAGTCGATGGATCTCAACTCACTCGGGTCACAGGGCGGCCTTACTGCCGCAGGCGGCGCTCCGCAGGACAGCAACAATCCCAGCGGCAACTACGGGCTGTCGGATTTCGACACGCGCAATCATTTCGCCGGAACCGCGATCTATAACCTGCCCTTCAAGGGCAACCGCCTGGTCTCGGGCTATCAGCTTTCGACGATCGTCCAGTACCAGACCGGAAACCCCATCAACATACTTGCAAGTAGCTCAAGCTTCAACGGCCTTACCGGCGCCGTACGCCCCGACAAGGTTGGTACCATCACCACGCATAAATCGCAGGGTGCTATTGCCAACGTCACGTTCATTCCGCACTCGAATGTTTGCCCCATCGGACCGACTCTGGCAGTTCCGGCTGGATGCAGCCTGCAGATTCAGGGAACGCAGGCGACTCCTACTGCAGCCATCGTCTACACCGGCATCGGCAATATCCAGCGAAACGCAGCGACCGGCCCTGGATTTGCGGACTTCGATCTTTCTGGAGAGAAGGACACGAAGCTATTTGAGGGGCTTAACTTTAAACTGCGTGTGGATGCCTTCGACATTCTCAACCATCCCAACTTCGGTCAACCGTCTGGCAACACGCAGTCTTCGACCTTCGGCCAGATCTCCTCGACCCGCTTCGCCACCAGCGATGGCGGCTCTTCCCGTCAGCTTCAAATTAGCGGTAAGTTTGTGTTCTAG